The following nucleotide sequence is from Mesobacillus jeotgali.
TGCCACTGGACAGGATAAAATCAAGCAGGGGTTTGGCAGCATGCTTGAAACATTTATCCATCTGCCATTCAATGACCTGGATGCACTAAAAACTGAAATTGATTCTGATACAGCTGCGGTAATGATTGAAATTGTCCAGGGTGAGGGCGGAATCCATGTCGTAACAAATGAATTTATAAAGGAAGCGGCAAGTTTATGTGCTGAAAAAGGCGTACTGCTAATTATCGATGAAATCCAGACCGGCATCGGCCGGACGGGGAGACCATTTGCATTTCAGCATTTTGGGATAAAACCTGATATTATAACCGTTGCAAAAGGGCTTGGGAATGGGTTTCCAATAGGAGCTGCCGTCGGCAAAGCTGGTCTCGCAAAGTTTTTTGGTCCGGGCAGCCATGGATCGACATTTGGCGGTAATCCGATCAGTATGGCGGCAGCGATAGCCGTTATGGACATTATTTTTAATGAAGGATTCCTTGAAGAGGCATCTGCCAATGGAAGATTACTATTTGAGTTACTTCATAAGGACCTCGGTTGGATGGAAGTGGTTAAAGACATCAGGGGACTGGGATTGATGGCTGGAATTGAACTGAAAGTCGCTGCACAGCCAATTTTAGCTGAATTGAGGAAATCCGGAATGATTGCTTTGCCGGCAGGAGAAAAGGTTGTCCGTCTGCTTCCGCCGCTGAATGTAACAGAAGAAGAGATCGAGAAGGCAGTGTCATTGATGAAAGTCGCACTAAGTAACTATAAGGTAACAGTATAAATTTTTTTAAACTTTAATGTATAAAAATAAATATATTTAAATAAATATACGTTTGGAGATGTGTCTAATGGAAGGATATCTGCATCTGGCTGACGGCAAAACATTTCAGGGGCACTTACACGGATCGCTAGCTGAAGAAGGCATTGCCGGTGAGATAGTTTTTTTTACAGGAATGACGGGTTATCAAGAAGTATTGACTGATCCTTCATACAAGAATCAAATCATTGTTTTCACGTATCCGCTGATTGGCAACTATGGAATCAATGAGAAAGATTTTGAAAGCAAAAAGCCACATGTTGCGGGAGTAGTTGTTTTTGAAGCTGCAAAAACAGCATACCACTATGAAGCACAGCACTCATTCACTGAGTATCTGGAAAAGTGGGATATCCCATTATTAGAGCATGTTGATACTCGTGAGCTCGTAAAATGCATTCGGCAGAATGGAACGATGCCTGCCACTTTATCAAGTGACTCAAAATGTGAATCAAGCTGGGAAACGATCAATGGTCTTAAGATGAAGGAAGTATCATCGATGGCACCAGAAACTTTAGGATTTGGAGACACCCATATTGTGTTAATTGATTACGGCTTTAAGAAATCGATCGCAGACTATCTGGTAAAACAAAACTGCCTGGTGACAATTGTTCCTTATAACTATAGCTTTGAACAAATTGCAGCATTAAAGCCTGATGGTGTGCTCCTATCCAATGGACCTGGGGATCCGAAGGAATTATTTGGGCAGCTGCATGAAATCAGGAAAATAATCGAGCATTATCCTGTATTGGGGATTTGCCTTGGGCATCAGCTGGCAGCGCTGGCTCTTGGAGGAAATACAAACAAAATGCTCTTTGGCCATCGAGGTGCAAATCAGCCAATTTACGATGTGAAAAGCAACCGGGTGTTCATGTCCTCGCAAAACCACAGCTATGCTGTTGATCCTAAAAGTATCGGCAGTACAGGATTGAAGGTCCGTTTCTTCAATCAAAATGATCAGTCAATCGAAGGTCTTTACCATGAAAAATGGCCGATGATGACAGTCCAGTTCCACCCGGAAGCAAGCCCCGGACCTGAGGACAGTGTATTCATATTTGAAGATTTCATCAATACAGTCAAATACAGAAAACGGAGAGAAGTCAGCTATGCCTAAGGATAAAAATGTTAAATCAATACTGGTAATCGGTTCTGGTCCCATTATCATCGGCCAGGCCGCTGAATTCGATTATGCAGGGACACAGGCCTGCATCGCCTTGAAAGAGGAAGGGTATCGGGTCATTCTTGTAAACAATAACCCGGCAACTGTCATGACGGATCATGTATTTGCAGATGCAGTCTATTTTGAACCGATGACGGCAGAAGGGGTAGAAAAAGTGATCCAGCGGGAAAAGCCGGATGGTATTTTAGGGACTCTTGGCGGCCAGGCAGGATTGAATCTTGTGTTCAAGCTAAGTGAAGAGGGCATTCTCGGAAAGTACGATGTAAAAGTGCTGGGGACCTCGGTTGCAAGCATAAAACAAGGAGAAGACAGGGAAGCATTCCGCAGCCTGATGCATGAGTTGAATGAACCAGTGCCCGAGAGTGAGATTGTCCAATTTGTTGAAGAGGCGGTGGCCTTTGCAAACAAAATCGGCTTTCCGTTAATTGTAAGGCCAGCCTACACGCTGGGAGGCACAGGCGGCGGGATAGCCGGGACCAGGGAGGAATTAATCTCTCTTGTATCGGGCGGGCTGAATGAGAGCCCGATTAACCAATGCCTGGTTGAAAGAAGCATTGCAGGCTATAAGGAAATCGAATACGAAATGATGCGTGATGCTGCTGGTACTTGCATCTCTATCTGCAATATGGAGAATATCGACCCGGTTGGCATCCATACCGGTGACTCCATCGTAGTAGCTCCATCACAGACGCTGACGGACCGAGAGTACCAGATGCTTCGGACATCTGCTGTTAAAATCATTTCTGCACTGAGAATCGTAGGAGGCTGCAACATCCAGTTTGCTCTCGACCCTAAGAGCAAGAATTACTTTTTGATTGAAGTGAACCCGCGGGTCAGCAGATCTTCAGCGCTCGCATCAAAAGCGACAGGGTATCCAATCGCAAGGATGGCCGCAAAGCTGGCAGTCGGATACAATCTTGCCGAGATCATGAATCCTGTTACAGGCAATACTTTCGCCAGCTATGAGCCAGCGCTCGACTATGTAGTGGTGAAAATACCGAAATGGCCGTTTGAGCAATTCCCGCAAATAGACAGGAGCTTAGGGACGCAAATGAAGGCAACAGGAGAAGCGATGGCAATTGACCGAAGCTTTGAACGAGCTTTTATCAAAGCGGTAAGGTCACTGAATAGTAAAGCTCTGGATTTACAACTGCCGGCATTTGAAGCATATTCTGTCGAACAGCTGACTGCTTTGGCTAGAAAGCAGACAGACCAGAGGGTTTTTGCATTGCTCGAACTGCTGCGTCGGGGCAAGGAAATTCAATCTCTGCATGAAATCACAAAGATTGATTTATTTTTCCTGAATAAATTCAAGTCTTTGACCGATATTGAGAAGTCGATTGAAGGGCTTGGATTCGAAATGATTACAGGGCCAAAGCTTAGGTCTCTGAAAGAAAAAGGATTCAGTGATGCTTTTCTGGCCAAAAAGTGGGGTGTTGGTGATCAGAAGGTCCGGGAGCTGCGGAAGAGCCATGGCATCAAACCAGTTTATAAAATGGTTGATACTTGTGCAGCGGAATTTGAATCTGCGTCCAATTATTTTTACTCCAGCTATCTCGGGAAAAACGAAGCTGCAGTTGAAAGCATCAAAAGAAAGGTGCTTGTCGTTGGCAGCGGTCCGATTAGCATCGGCCAGGGAATTGAGTTTGATTATTGCTCGGTTCATGGCGTTTTTGCACTCAAAGAGGAAAATGTGGAAACAATCATGATCAACAATAATCCTGAGACTGTCAGCACTGATTTTGCCATATCGGATCGATTGTATTTTGAACCATTAACATTGGAAGACATCCTGAATGTGATTGAGATGGAAGGAATAGAGGAAGTCATTGTCCAATTGGGCGGGCAGACTGCCTTGAATCTGGCGAAGGGTCTTGAGGAAGCGGGAGTCAAGCTGCTGGGAACAAGTTCTGCAACCATTGACCTGTTCGAAGACCGGGATCAATTTTATCAGCTGCTCGACAAGCTCAAGATCCCGCGTGTAAAGGGAGAAACAGCTGAGGATGAGGCTAAACTGCTATCTGTTGTGGAAGAGTTAGGATATCCAGTTTTAATCCGGCCTTCGTATGTGATTGGCGGACTTAATATGGTGGTACTTCGAGATTCGGATGAATTGAAAAGAGTAGTGGGTGAAGGTAACATTCAATACCCAATCCTTGTTGATGAGTACCTTGAAGCAACTGAGGCGGAACTGGATCTTGCGTCCGATGGAGAGCATGTGCTGATACCGGCCATCATCGAGCATATCGAAAAGACCGGAGTCCATTCTGGGGACAGCTTTTGCATCATCCCGGCTCAAAGCTTTCCGAAAGAAACGAAGCAGCAGATGGCAGTGTATGCAAAGAAAATCGTGAAGGAATTGAAGTATAAGGGATTAATGAATATCCAATTCATTGTGAAGGAAAACGAAGTGTATCTGCTTGAAGTCAACCCGCGTTCAAGCAGGACTATGCCAATCGTCAGCAAGGCAGCCGGTGTTGACTTAATAAAAAAGGCAACAAAAATATTGCTTGGGAAATATATTTTGTCGAAAGATGAAGTGTTGCTCGACTCTGATGCCCGGTACACAGTCGTGAAGCATCCAGTATTTTCGAACTTTGCATTAAAAGGGCTGGATGCCAGGACTGGTCCGCAAATGATTTCGACAGGTGAAGGCATCAGCATTGCATCGACACTTGAAGAGGCACTGCATAAGAGCTTCCATTCAATCAGCGGAAAAGCTGTCCAGGGAGACATTGCTTTTGCAGATGAAAATGATTTATTGGAGGCAGGAGGACTTTCAGCCGATTTTCATTTGATTCATATCAATAAAGTATCCGACCAACAAAAAGTGGCAGCATTGTATTGTCCAGGTTCATCTAAAAGGGATGTAACTTTGAGAGAATGGGCTGTCAAGAACAGGAAGATCGTATTGACCCAAAAGGAATCTTTATATGCACTGTTAAAAAGTGCGTCGGCCAAGAGCTGGAACGTTAACTCCCTGGATCAATGGCTGGCAGAAACTAATAAGGAAGTGATGGCAGAATGACAGCCCTACAGCAGCTTCATATTGATATAAAAGGCAAGGACTTATTAACTCTGGCTGATTTGGAACCACAGGAAATCTTGACATTATTAGAAAAGGCAGTCATCTTGAAGGGAAAAACATTAAAAAAACAATTTGACCAGCCCCTGAAAGGCAAAATACTGGGAATGATCTTTGATAAGTCTTCAACGCGAACAAGAGTATCTTTTGAGGTAGGCATGATCCAGCTTGGGGGCAGCGCACTTTATTTAAATGGCAGCGACCTGCAGCTCGGACGGGGTGAAACAGTGGCAGATACAGCCCAAGTTCTTTCACAATATCTAGATGGCATCATGATCAGAACCTTTTCACACGAGTCAGTTGAAGAATTGGCCCATTTTGCCGACATACCTGTCATTAACGGTCTGACCGATCTGTATCATCCATGCCAGGCACTTGCTGACCTGCTGACGATTTATGAGAAAAAAGGGAAACTTAAAGGCCTTAAGCTTGCTTACATCGGTGATGGAAACAATGTTGCCCATTCACTGATGATCGCCTGCACAAAAATCGGGATGGATGTCTCAATTGCTGCTCCACAGGGGTACTTCCCGAATGAGGCCATTACAGCCCGCTGTGAAGAATTCGCGTTGATGAGTGGTGCAAATATGGTCATCACCGACTCTCCTGAGGAAGCCGTAACTGATGCGGACATCATCTATACAGATGTATGGACCAGCATGGGCCAGGAGCTCGAAAATGAGCAGAGGTTAAATGATTTCCATGACTACCAGGTGAATGAAGCATTACTCAAAGCAGCAAAGGAAGACTACCTGTTTATGCATTGTCTCCCCGCGCACCGCGGCGAGGAGGTAACAGCAGAAGTCATCGACGGACAGCACTCCGTCGTATTCGAACAGGCAGGAAACCGGCTCCATGCCCAGAAGGCATTGCTTGTGGAGATATTGAAGGATTAAGGGCATTGTTGTATAGGACTTCAGGAAATGCATGTTGAAAAGGTCCTATATAAGGTTCTATACGCCCGAAACAGTGACTGGGTGTGTAAAAAGGTTCTAAAGAAATGTTCTATAAGCCATAATGAGTATTCAAGATGCAAAATTGCCAAAAGAGCACATTCCATTAGTAGAGATAATGGAAAAACCGGCTAACATGAAGGTAGCCGGTTTTTGTGTATTAAGAAAAGAAAAGGACAAGTGGTCCTACAATGAAGCAGTAAATCGCAAAGTACTTTAAGTTTCCGCGCGCCATGATATTCATGAACCATTTTAAAGAGAAGTAAGAAGCAACCAGTGAAGCGATGAAGGCAAAAATATATGGCACCGCCAGTTCCCCAAGACGTTCATCAAGTAAAAGGTCTGAAAATCCGAGAATCATCCCGCCGAAACTGACTGGAATATAAAGCAGGAAAGAGTACCTTAATGCAGTTTCCTGTTTCATTCCCAGGCTCATAGCTGCGACAA
It contains:
- a CDS encoding carbamoyl phosphate synthase small subunit, encoding MEGYLHLADGKTFQGHLHGSLAEEGIAGEIVFFTGMTGYQEVLTDPSYKNQIIVFTYPLIGNYGINEKDFESKKPHVAGVVVFEAAKTAYHYEAQHSFTEYLEKWDIPLLEHVDTRELVKCIRQNGTMPATLSSDSKCESSWETINGLKMKEVSSMAPETLGFGDTHIVLIDYGFKKSIADYLVKQNCLVTIVPYNYSFEQIAALKPDGVLLSNGPGDPKELFGQLHEIRKIIEHYPVLGICLGHQLAALALGGNTNKMLFGHRGANQPIYDVKSNRVFMSSQNHSYAVDPKSIGSTGLKVRFFNQNDQSIEGLYHEKWPMMTVQFHPEASPGPEDSVFIFEDFINTVKYRKRREVSYA
- a CDS encoding acetylornithine transaminase — protein: MSHLFPTYQRWEIQPVKAAGTILYGEDGQQYLDFTSGIGVCNLGHRPEAVEHAVKEQLEIFWHVSNLFPQRIQEEAAKRLAEASGLDYVFFANSGAEANEAAIKLARKATGRTKIITFLQSFHGRTFAGMAATGQDKIKQGFGSMLETFIHLPFNDLDALKTEIDSDTAAVMIEIVQGEGGIHVVTNEFIKEAASLCAEKGVLLIIDEIQTGIGRTGRPFAFQHFGIKPDIITVAKGLGNGFPIGAAVGKAGLAKFFGPGSHGSTFGGNPISMAAAIAVMDIIFNEGFLEEASANGRLLFELLHKDLGWMEVVKDIRGLGLMAGIELKVAAQPILAELRKSGMIALPAGEKVVRLLPPLNVTEEEIEKAVSLMKVALSNYKVTV
- a CDS encoding carbamoyl phosphate synthase large subunit, with amino-acid sequence MPKDKNVKSILVIGSGPIIIGQAAEFDYAGTQACIALKEEGYRVILVNNNPATVMTDHVFADAVYFEPMTAEGVEKVIQREKPDGILGTLGGQAGLNLVFKLSEEGILGKYDVKVLGTSVASIKQGEDREAFRSLMHELNEPVPESEIVQFVEEAVAFANKIGFPLIVRPAYTLGGTGGGIAGTREELISLVSGGLNESPINQCLVERSIAGYKEIEYEMMRDAAGTCISICNMENIDPVGIHTGDSIVVAPSQTLTDREYQMLRTSAVKIISALRIVGGCNIQFALDPKSKNYFLIEVNPRVSRSSALASKATGYPIARMAAKLAVGYNLAEIMNPVTGNTFASYEPALDYVVVKIPKWPFEQFPQIDRSLGTQMKATGEAMAIDRSFERAFIKAVRSLNSKALDLQLPAFEAYSVEQLTALARKQTDQRVFALLELLRRGKEIQSLHEITKIDLFFLNKFKSLTDIEKSIEGLGFEMITGPKLRSLKEKGFSDAFLAKKWGVGDQKVRELRKSHGIKPVYKMVDTCAAEFESASNYFYSSYLGKNEAAVESIKRKVLVVGSGPISIGQGIEFDYCSVHGVFALKEENVETIMINNNPETVSTDFAISDRLYFEPLTLEDILNVIEMEGIEEVIVQLGGQTALNLAKGLEEAGVKLLGTSSATIDLFEDRDQFYQLLDKLKIPRVKGETAEDEAKLLSVVEELGYPVLIRPSYVIGGLNMVVLRDSDELKRVVGEGNIQYPILVDEYLEATEAELDLASDGEHVLIPAIIEHIEKTGVHSGDSFCIIPAQSFPKETKQQMAVYAKKIVKELKYKGLMNIQFIVKENEVYLLEVNPRSSRTMPIVSKAAGVDLIKKATKILLGKYILSKDEVLLDSDARYTVVKHPVFSNFALKGLDARTGPQMISTGEGISIASTLEEALHKSFHSISGKAVQGDIAFADENDLLEAGGLSADFHLIHINKVSDQQKVAALYCPGSSKRDVTLREWAVKNRKIVLTQKESLYALLKSASAKSWNVNSLDQWLAETNKEVMAE
- the argF gene encoding ornithine carbamoyltransferase, with the translated sequence MTALQQLHIDIKGKDLLTLADLEPQEILTLLEKAVILKGKTLKKQFDQPLKGKILGMIFDKSSTRTRVSFEVGMIQLGGSALYLNGSDLQLGRGETVADTAQVLSQYLDGIMIRTFSHESVEELAHFADIPVINGLTDLYHPCQALADLLTIYEKKGKLKGLKLAYIGDGNNVAHSLMIACTKIGMDVSIAAPQGYFPNEAITARCEEFALMSGANMVITDSPEEAVTDADIIYTDVWTSMGQELENEQRLNDFHDYQVNEALLKAAKEDYLFMHCLPAHRGEEVTAEVIDGQHSVVFEQAGNRLHAQKALLVEILKD